One Trichosurus vulpecula isolate mTriVul1 chromosome 7, mTriVul1.pri, whole genome shotgun sequence genomic region harbors:
- the LOC118857353 gene encoding non-histone chromosomal protein HMG-14A-like, with protein sequence MPKRKAAVEGQVKEEPKRRSPRLSAKPVPPKSEPKTKKAAAPKKMNVANDKKEVKGKKGAAKVKVETKQEEVKEENHSENGETQTNEVPAVEEPEEKATKSDMKLILERLHLGRLAMMSPTRYHCLCIL encoded by the exons ATGCCTAAAAGAAAGGCAGCCGTTGAAGGGCAGGTAAAGGAGGAGCCAAAGAGACGGTCACCTAGATTATCTGCTAAGCCTGTTCCTCCTAAATCTGAGCCCAAAACCAAAAAGGCAGCAGCCCCAAAGAAAATGAACGTAGCAAATGATAAAAAGGAAGTCAAAGGCAAGAAGGGGGCAGCCAAAGTCAAGGTTGAAACCAAGCAGGAggaagtgaaagaagaaaatcactCTGAAAATGGAGAGACCCAAACTAACGAGGTGCCAGCTGTGGAAGAACCTGAGGAGAAAGCAACCAAGTCTGA catgaaGTTAATTCTGGAACGTCTCCATCTTGGTCGCTTGGCTATGATGTCGCCAACAAGATATCACTGTCTCTGCATTTTGTGA